A region of Pyxidicoccus parkwaysis DNA encodes the following proteins:
- a CDS encoding FAD binding domain-containing protein, whose translation MRYAEPRTVEEGLSLLATTEDARCLAGGASMVSLMNAGLASPGMLVSLHRIPELCTPTETPDGLWLGAMATHRAVATEARLRGAMEVVRSAASQLAHPAIRNMATLGGSLCLADPRTELPAALVAASARVEIAGPGGRRTLPVESFLVEAFRTALGRGELVTRVLVPRGLAGAVGHHLRFSRVAADYPTVSVSVVLAMDGDTCRQARVVLGSCGPVPLHMDAADRVLMGTRLEDADVAEAGRLLVRASAPLDDVRGSAEYRRLLIPRLLGRALSQARELAQ comes from the coding sequence ATGAGATACGCGGAGCCGCGAACCGTGGAGGAGGGGCTGTCGCTCCTCGCCACCACCGAGGATGCGCGCTGCCTCGCGGGCGGCGCCTCGATGGTGTCCCTGATGAACGCGGGGCTCGCCTCGCCCGGGATGCTGGTCAGCCTGCACCGCATTCCGGAGCTGTGCACCCCCACGGAGACGCCGGACGGACTGTGGCTGGGCGCCATGGCCACGCACCGCGCGGTGGCCACCGAGGCGCGCCTGCGTGGGGCCATGGAGGTCGTCCGCAGCGCGGCGTCGCAGCTCGCGCACCCGGCCATCCGCAACATGGCCACGCTGGGCGGCTCGCTGTGTCTCGCGGACCCACGGACGGAGCTGCCCGCGGCCCTGGTCGCCGCCTCGGCCCGCGTCGAAATCGCCGGCCCCGGCGGGCGGCGCACGCTTCCCGTCGAGTCATTCCTCGTGGAAGCCTTCCGCACCGCGCTGGGACGCGGCGAGCTCGTCACCCGCGTGCTCGTGCCCCGGGGCCTTGCGGGCGCGGTGGGCCACCACCTCCGCTTCAGCCGCGTGGCGGCGGACTACCCCACCGTGTCCGTGTCGGTGGTGCTCGCCATGGATGGTGACACGTGCCGCCAGGCGCGCGTGGTGCTGGGCTCGTGTGGCCCGGTGCCGCTCCACATGGACGCGGCGGACCGGGTGCTCATGGGCACCCGGCTGGAGGACGCGGACGTGGCCGAGGCGGGACGGCTCCTCGTCCGGGCCTCGGCGCCCCTCGACGATGTGCGTGGCTCGGCGGAGTACCGGCGCCTGTTGATTCCCCGGCTGCTCGGCCGCGCCCTGTCCCAGGCCCGGGAGCTGGCTCAATGA
- a CDS encoding xanthine dehydrogenase family protein molybdopterin-binding subunit, producing the protein MSRDAKPRPVPQPVGEVVGQSVPRPDAREKVTGRALYTDDLHLPGMLHGALLGSPHAHARILSYDTSRAKALPGVRAVLTAVDLPPVNIGPVIKDQPLLARGKVRYAGEPVAAVAAVDAATARRALELIDIRYEVLPAVLDAEAAMRPDAPVLHSPPTEGPPNVATHIRLVEGEPDTVWQRCDAVIDDVYETPAQQHVYLEPCTTLASVDPDTGRITIHTSTQTAFRVQAITAEALAVPMSRVRVQVPRVGGAFGGKVESTNQPITAALAKAAGAPVRLTFSRTDDMKMMRSRHGARIHMRTGATRDGRILARQVRIVFDTGAYADDGPFVAAIGSYFARGPYRIPHVSIECFSVYTNKLRAGAFRGFGNPQVHFASEVQVDRLAEALGLDPIELRLRNALETGERWLGGAPVESGTLRACLERAREVSDWHRRRARPSTTAPGKRRGIGVAAVGHVSALLGSSATVRLNEDGTVNVSTGAVDTGQGSDTALAQVAAGALGVPLEHVNFSRPDTDTSPYDWCTGGTRTTFTVGHVIAEACEQVREQLFEHASAILERPVQRLELRPGGVVGVRDEPGLTTSFGAIAGRALYVEGGPIIASARWLFPAWQLDTRRTTVGGLPSMGNGFFVFAAQVAEVEVDEVTGKVEVLEAWSVHDVGRALNPAAAAGQVQGGFVQGLGYALTEELVWKDGHLANPSMSGYKVPGPLDVPVAIHPVLLEHSSGPGPFGAKGVAEVSIVGVAPAVSNAIRHATGACVRRIPATGERVLRALLAREETAAKES; encoded by the coding sequence ATGAGCCGGGACGCGAAGCCGAGGCCCGTGCCCCAGCCCGTGGGTGAAGTCGTGGGACAGTCCGTGCCCAGGCCGGACGCGCGCGAGAAGGTGACGGGGCGCGCGCTCTACACGGACGACCTGCACCTGCCCGGCATGCTGCACGGCGCGCTGCTGGGCAGCCCGCATGCGCACGCGCGCATCCTCTCGTATGACACCTCGCGGGCGAAGGCGCTGCCCGGCGTGCGCGCGGTGCTCACCGCCGTGGACCTGCCGCCCGTCAACATCGGCCCCGTCATCAAGGACCAGCCGCTGCTCGCGCGGGGCAAGGTCCGCTACGCCGGCGAGCCCGTGGCCGCCGTCGCCGCGGTGGACGCGGCCACCGCGCGCAGGGCGCTGGAGCTCATCGACATCCGCTACGAAGTCCTCCCCGCCGTCCTCGACGCCGAGGCGGCGATGCGCCCGGACGCGCCGGTGCTTCATTCACCGCCCACGGAAGGGCCGCCCAACGTCGCCACGCACATCCGGCTGGTGGAGGGTGAGCCCGACACGGTGTGGCAGCGCTGCGACGCCGTCATCGACGACGTGTACGAGACGCCCGCGCAGCAGCACGTCTACCTGGAGCCGTGCACCACGCTGGCGTCGGTGGACCCGGACACGGGCCGAATCACCATTCACACGTCCACGCAGACGGCGTTCCGCGTGCAGGCCATCACCGCCGAGGCGCTGGCCGTGCCCATGTCTCGCGTCCGCGTCCAGGTGCCCCGGGTGGGCGGCGCGTTCGGCGGCAAGGTGGAGTCCACCAACCAGCCCATCACCGCCGCGCTGGCGAAGGCGGCCGGCGCGCCGGTGCGGCTGACGTTCTCTCGCACGGACGACATGAAGATGATGCGCTCGCGCCACGGGGCCCGCATCCATATGCGCACGGGCGCCACGCGCGACGGCCGCATCCTCGCGCGCCAGGTGCGCATCGTCTTCGACACCGGCGCGTACGCGGACGACGGGCCCTTCGTCGCCGCCATCGGCAGCTACTTCGCGCGCGGGCCGTACCGCATCCCCCACGTCTCCATCGAGTGCTTCAGCGTCTACACCAACAAGCTCCGCGCGGGCGCCTTCCGGGGCTTCGGCAACCCGCAGGTCCACTTCGCCAGCGAAGTCCAGGTGGACCGGCTCGCCGAGGCGCTGGGCCTGGACCCGATTGAGTTGCGGCTGCGCAACGCGCTGGAGACGGGAGAGCGCTGGCTGGGTGGCGCTCCGGTGGAGAGCGGCACGCTGCGCGCCTGCCTGGAGCGGGCGCGCGAAGTCTCGGACTGGCACCGCCGCCGCGCGCGCCCGTCCACCACGGCTCCGGGAAAGCGGCGCGGCATCGGCGTGGCGGCGGTGGGCCACGTGTCCGCGCTGCTCGGCTCCAGCGCCACCGTGCGGCTCAACGAGGACGGCACCGTCAACGTGAGCACCGGCGCGGTGGACACCGGCCAGGGCTCGGACACGGCGCTCGCGCAGGTGGCCGCGGGCGCGCTGGGCGTGCCGCTGGAGCACGTCAACTTCAGCCGCCCGGACACGGACACGTCGCCGTATGACTGGTGCACCGGCGGCACCCGCACCACCTTCACCGTGGGCCACGTCATCGCCGAGGCCTGCGAGCAGGTGCGTGAGCAGCTCTTCGAGCACGCCAGCGCCATCCTGGAGCGGCCCGTGCAACGGCTCGAGCTGCGGCCCGGAGGAGTCGTGGGCGTGCGGGACGAGCCTGGCCTCACCACGTCCTTCGGCGCCATCGCCGGGCGCGCCCTCTACGTGGAGGGCGGGCCCATCATCGCCTCCGCGCGGTGGCTGTTCCCCGCGTGGCAGCTCGACACGCGCCGCACCACCGTCGGGGGACTGCCCTCCATGGGCAACGGCTTCTTCGTCTTCGCCGCACAGGTGGCGGAGGTCGAGGTGGACGAGGTGACGGGCAAGGTGGAGGTGCTGGAGGCGTGGAGCGTCCACGACGTGGGCCGCGCGCTCAACCCGGCGGCGGCGGCGGGGCAGGTGCAGGGCGGCTTCGTGCAGGGGCTCGGCTATGCGCTGACGGAGGAGTTGGTGTGGAAGGACGGGCACCTCGCCAACCCGTCCATGAGTGGCTACAAGGTGCCGGGCCCGCTCGACGTGCCCGTCGCCATCCACCCCGTCCTCCTGGAGCATTCCTCCGGCCCCGGGCCCTTCGGCGCCAAGGGCGTCGCGGAGGTGAGCATCGTCGGCGTGGCGCCCGCCGTCTCCAATGCCATCCGTCACGCCACGGGCGCGTGTGTGCGCCGGATTCCAGCCACCGGTGAGCGCGTGCTGCGCGCGCTGCTCGCGCGTGAGGAAACCGCCGCGAAGGAGTCCTGA
- a CDS encoding (2Fe-2S)-binding protein codes for MTDKVSVTLAINGREHVLSLAPERTLLDVLREDLRATGTRRGCDAGDCGACTVLVDGVPLLSCLSLPVRLGGCDIRTIEDVDASGELHPVQRALIQYGAVQCGFCMSGIVLAAKALLARNPSPTVDEVRHALGGNVCRCSGYARVVEAIASVGGRP; via the coding sequence ATGACTGACAAGGTCTCCGTCACCCTCGCCATCAACGGCAGGGAGCACGTGCTCTCGCTGGCGCCGGAGCGGACGCTGCTGGACGTGCTGCGCGAGGACCTGCGCGCCACGGGCACGCGGCGCGGGTGTGACGCGGGCGACTGCGGCGCCTGCACCGTACTGGTGGACGGTGTGCCCCTGCTCTCATGTCTGTCATTGCCGGTGCGGCTGGGCGGCTGTGACATCCGCACCATCGAGGACGTGGACGCCAGCGGCGAGCTCCACCCGGTGCAGCGCGCGCTCATCCAGTACGGCGCGGTGCAGTGTGGCTTCTGCATGTCCGGCATCGTCCTCGCAGCGAAGGCGCTGCTCGCGCGCAATCCGTCTCCCACGGTGGACGAAGTGAGACACGCGCTCGGTGGCAACGTGTGCCGGTGCTCGGGGTATGCGCGCGTCGTGGAGGCCATTGCGTCGGTGGGAGGGCGGCCATGA
- a CDS encoding GAF domain-containing protein produces the protein MTQPVSHASARTPESLAPDALAGLLPGEVFRQIAESIPQLIWLARPDGCNEYCNEPWYEYTGLSQEESAGYGWRRAFHPDDLGEAGRRWDHSLCTGEPFEVEYRCRRHDGAWRWFLGRARPVRDASGRIVRWFGTCTDIDDQRRAADTLKLMDEASALLSSSPLDFETTLAALARLTVPRLADWCAIEIAQDDGTTRQVGMVHVDPSRVRLGHELRARYPPRPEDPYGLLSVIRTGKPVLLRDFPDDMLVAGARDAEHLRLTRELRLRSALLLPLKARGRILGVLSLVTTAESGRRFAYEDVPLAEQLAARAALAVDNARLYRDAQEALRRSEAERRTAELLVRIGGSLASELDATKLVQRITDETVALTGAAVGAFFENPADEHGGPDRLYTLTGAPLEAFAHLPMPRDLALFGPTFRGEGTLLLDDVTRHSASGRNAPHDGVPEGHLPVRSYLAVAVKSRSGAVLGGLFFGHPEPGRFRPEHARLVEGVASQAAVALDNARLFQDAWRQQERFRSLVTASAQAVWVTRPDGELEEDSPSWRAFTGQTYEQWRGWGWLDAVHPEDRELAARTWRTAVEERHLYEVRYRVRRPDGSYTPTKGRGVPVLNADGTVREWVGTTSDISSQLRAEEGARRLEREKAARKLEALRAEVSHALSREGTVPDILQDCAEALAKHLESVVVRMWLHVRATETLELAGNAGPLAPPRERYGELGFDNPSMVCAVARTRQQIWVDRLEDDPRVLDPAWVRTLGIHAFAGIPLLVKEQLVGVLGVYNLQPLGEDAVAALATVADAIAQGVERRRAEEALKQHAQELARSNEELQQFAYVASHDLQEPLRMVASYTQLLGRRYKGRLDADADEFIGYAVDGVNRMQRLIQDLLAYSRVSTRGREPRPCDAGRALERATANLQAAIRESGATLLTGPLPQVLADETQLAQVFQNLLGNALKFHGDAPPHVEVSGEREGTEVRFTVKDRGIGIDPQYFDRIFVIFQRLHGKQEYPGTGIGLAICKKIVERHGGRIGVESQEGQGTAFWFTLPAVSPALEGQAP, from the coding sequence ATGACACAGCCTGTGTCCCATGCTTCGGCCAGGACGCCGGAGTCCCTGGCGCCTGACGCGCTGGCAGGTCTCCTCCCGGGGGAGGTGTTCCGCCAGATTGCAGAGAGCATTCCCCAGCTCATCTGGCTGGCGCGGCCGGACGGCTGCAACGAGTACTGCAACGAACCCTGGTACGAATACACGGGCCTCTCCCAAGAGGAGAGCGCGGGATACGGGTGGCGGAGGGCCTTTCACCCGGACGACCTGGGGGAGGCCGGCAGGCGCTGGGACCACTCGCTGTGCACCGGCGAGCCCTTCGAGGTGGAGTACCGCTGCCGCCGCCACGACGGGGCGTGGCGCTGGTTCCTCGGCCGCGCGCGCCCGGTGAGGGACGCGAGCGGTCGCATCGTCCGCTGGTTCGGCACCTGCACGGACATCGACGACCAGAGGCGCGCCGCGGACACCCTGAAGCTGATGGACGAGGCCAGCGCGCTGCTGTCCTCCTCGCCGCTGGACTTCGAGACCACGCTGGCGGCATTGGCGCGGCTGACGGTGCCCCGGCTGGCGGACTGGTGCGCCATCGAAATCGCCCAGGATGACGGCACCACGCGACAGGTGGGCATGGTGCACGTGGACCCGTCCCGGGTGCGCCTGGGGCACGAGCTGCGGGCGCGCTATCCGCCCCGGCCGGAGGACCCGTACGGCCTGCTGTCCGTCATCCGCACGGGGAAGCCGGTGCTGCTGCGCGACTTCCCGGACGACATGCTGGTGGCCGGAGCGCGCGACGCGGAGCACCTGCGCCTCACCCGCGAGCTGCGCCTGCGCTCGGCGCTGCTGCTGCCCCTGAAGGCGCGCGGGCGCATCCTGGGCGTGCTCTCCCTCGTCACCACCGCCGAGTCGGGCCGGCGCTTCGCGTACGAGGACGTGCCGCTCGCCGAGCAGCTCGCCGCGCGCGCCGCCCTCGCGGTGGACAACGCGCGCCTGTACCGCGACGCACAGGAGGCCCTGCGGCGCAGCGAGGCGGAGCGGCGCACGGCGGAGCTGCTGGTGCGCATCGGCGGCTCGCTCGCCTCGGAGCTGGATGCCACGAAGCTGGTGCAGCGCATCACCGACGAGACGGTGGCCCTCACTGGCGCGGCCGTCGGGGCCTTCTTCGAGAACCCCGCGGACGAGCACGGCGGCCCCGACAGGCTCTACACGCTGACGGGCGCGCCGCTCGAGGCCTTCGCGCACCTGCCCATGCCACGCGACCTGGCCCTCTTCGGCCCCACCTTCCGGGGTGAGGGCACGTTGTTGCTGGACGATGTGACGCGGCACTCCGCCTCCGGGAGGAACGCGCCACATGACGGCGTGCCGGAGGGGCACCTGCCCGTGAGGAGCTACCTCGCCGTGGCGGTGAAGAGCCGCTCCGGCGCCGTGCTGGGCGGGCTCTTCTTCGGGCACCCGGAGCCCGGACGCTTCCGGCCGGAGCACGCGCGCCTGGTGGAGGGCGTGGCGTCACAGGCGGCGGTGGCGCTGGACAACGCGCGTCTCTTCCAGGACGCGTGGCGGCAGCAGGAGCGCTTCCGCTCGCTCGTCACCGCCTCGGCCCAGGCCGTATGGGTGACGCGCCCGGATGGCGAGCTGGAGGAGGACAGCCCCTCGTGGCGCGCCTTCACCGGGCAGACGTACGAGCAATGGCGCGGCTGGGGATGGCTGGACGCCGTCCACCCGGAGGACCGCGAGCTGGCGGCCCGGACGTGGCGTACCGCGGTGGAGGAGCGCCACCTCTACGAGGTGAGGTACCGCGTACGCCGCCCGGACGGCAGCTACACGCCCACCAAGGGGCGCGGCGTGCCCGTGCTCAACGCGGACGGCACCGTGCGCGAGTGGGTGGGCACCACCTCGGACATCAGCTCGCAGCTTCGCGCCGAGGAGGGCGCCCGCAGGTTGGAGCGCGAGAAGGCCGCACGGAAGCTGGAGGCGCTGCGCGCGGAGGTGAGCCACGCGCTGTCCCGCGAGGGCACCGTGCCGGACATCCTCCAGGACTGCGCCGAGGCGCTGGCGAAGCACCTGGAGTCCGTCGTCGTCCGGATGTGGCTGCACGTGCGCGCCACGGAGACGCTGGAGCTCGCGGGCAACGCGGGCCCGCTGGCCCCGCCCCGGGAGCGCTATGGCGAGCTCGGCTTCGACAACCCGAGCATGGTGTGCGCGGTGGCCCGCACGCGGCAGCAGATATGGGTGGACCGCCTCGAGGACGACCCACGGGTGCTGGACCCTGCGTGGGTGCGGACGCTGGGCATCCACGCCTTCGCGGGCATTCCCCTGCTGGTGAAGGAGCAGCTCGTGGGCGTGCTGGGCGTCTACAACCTCCAGCCGCTGGGCGAGGACGCGGTGGCGGCGCTCGCCACGGTGGCGGACGCCATCGCCCAGGGCGTGGAGCGCCGCCGCGCGGAGGAGGCCCTCAAGCAGCACGCGCAGGAGCTGGCCCGCTCCAACGAGGAGCTGCAGCAGTTCGCCTACGTGGCCTCGCACGACTTGCAGGAGCCGCTGCGCATGGTGGCCAGCTACACGCAGCTGTTGGGCCGCCGCTACAAGGGCCGGCTGGACGCGGATGCGGACGAGTTCATCGGCTACGCGGTGGACGGAGTGAACCGCATGCAGAGGCTCATCCAGGATTTGCTCGCGTACTCGCGCGTGAGCACGCGCGGCCGCGAGCCGAGGCCATGCGACGCGGGGCGGGCGCTGGAGCGCGCGACGGCGAACCTCCAGGCGGCCATCCGGGAGTCCGGGGCCACGCTGCTCACGGGCCCGCTGCCCCAGGTGCTCGCGGACGAGACGCAGTTGGCCCAGGTGTTCCAGAACCTCCTCGGCAACGCGCTCAAGTTCCACGGCGATGCGCCTCCGCACGTGGAGGTGTCGGGAGAACGTGAGGGCACGGAGGTCCGCTTCACGGTGAAGGACCGCGGCATCGGCATCGACCCCCAGTACTTCGACCGCATCTTCGTCATCTTCCAGCGGCTGCACGGCAAGCAGGAGTACCCGGGCACCGGCATCGGGCTCGCCATCTGCAAGAAGATTGTCGAGCGGCACGGCGGCCGCATCGGCGTGGAGTCCCAGGAG
- a CDS encoding acyl-CoA dehydrogenase: MTAPRPNPLLSDRDVDFQLYEVLDAAALCALPAFSEHSRDTFTLLLDSTRRFAREVLYPTYRAMDAEPPEFKHGRVHVHPLMRKLYPQMVDLGLLTATRPPEVGGQQLPLTLHAVSSAYLMAANLSAYAYVGLTLGAAHLLEVFGTPEVRELFMAPLYRGEWTGTMALTEPQAGSSLADVRTRATPAPDGTWRIQGSKIFISGADQDFTQNVVHLTLARTEGAETGVKGISLFAVPARRPEGGKLVDNDVRVAGVIHKIGWKGIPSLALNYGEEGDCHGWMVGPPGRGLACMFQMMNEARIMVGLNGVATAMVAYHEAVAYARERPQGRPAGIRDATKPQSPIIEHADVRRMLLRQKAIVEGGLSLLLTASFQADVALHGTDEDTRKRAQLLVDLLTPVAKTFPAERGFEANALAVQVHGGYGYSSEYLPEAWLRDQKLNSIHEGTSGIQGLDLLGRKAMAGGGAALQSFGEEVAATVARARKSGVEPAWCDAMEKALGEGAEVVGALGAHGMSGEVELMLRHSADFLDLFSVLAVAWRWLAQAAAAKEGLARGGGDADFYEGKLAAAQYWFATEVPRIPLLASLCRTGEDSYARMRPEWF, encoded by the coding sequence ATGACCGCGCCCCGCCCCAACCCGCTGCTGTCGGACCGCGACGTGGACTTCCAGCTCTACGAGGTGCTGGACGCCGCGGCCCTCTGCGCGCTGCCCGCCTTCTCGGAGCACTCGCGCGACACCTTCACCCTGCTGCTGGACAGCACCCGCCGCTTCGCGCGCGAGGTGCTCTACCCCACCTACCGTGCCATGGACGCGGAGCCGCCGGAGTTCAAGCACGGCCGCGTCCACGTGCACCCGCTGATGCGCAAGCTGTACCCGCAGATGGTGGACCTGGGGTTGCTCACCGCCACGCGGCCTCCGGAAGTGGGCGGACAGCAGCTCCCGCTCACCTTGCACGCGGTGTCCAGCGCGTACCTCATGGCGGCCAACCTGAGCGCCTATGCGTACGTCGGGCTGACGCTGGGCGCGGCGCATCTGCTGGAGGTGTTCGGCACGCCCGAGGTGCGGGAGCTGTTCATGGCGCCGCTGTACCGGGGCGAGTGGACGGGCACCATGGCGCTCACCGAGCCGCAGGCGGGCAGCAGCCTCGCGGACGTGAGGACGCGCGCCACGCCCGCGCCGGACGGCACGTGGCGCATCCAGGGCTCGAAGATTTTCATCAGCGGCGCGGACCAGGACTTCACGCAGAACGTGGTCCACCTCACGCTGGCGCGGACGGAGGGCGCGGAGACGGGCGTGAAGGGCATCTCCCTCTTCGCGGTGCCGGCGCGCAGGCCCGAGGGCGGGAAGCTGGTGGACAACGACGTCCGCGTGGCGGGCGTCATCCACAAGATTGGCTGGAAGGGCATTCCCAGCCTCGCGCTCAACTACGGCGAGGAGGGTGACTGCCATGGCTGGATGGTGGGCCCGCCCGGGCGCGGGCTGGCGTGCATGTTCCAGATGATGAACGAGGCCCGCATCATGGTGGGGCTGAACGGCGTGGCCACCGCGATGGTGGCGTACCACGAGGCGGTGGCCTACGCGCGCGAGCGTCCGCAGGGCCGCCCCGCCGGCATCCGCGACGCCACGAAGCCGCAATCGCCCATCATCGAGCACGCGGACGTGCGGCGCATGCTGCTGCGCCAGAAGGCGATTGTTGAGGGCGGCCTCTCGCTGCTGCTCACCGCGTCGTTCCAGGCGGACGTGGCGCTGCACGGCACGGACGAGGACACGCGCAAGCGCGCGCAGCTCCTGGTGGACCTGCTGACGCCGGTGGCGAAGACGTTCCCCGCCGAGCGCGGCTTCGAGGCCAACGCGCTCGCGGTGCAGGTGCACGGCGGCTACGGCTACTCCAGCGAGTACCTGCCCGAGGCGTGGCTGAGGGACCAGAAGCTGAACAGCATCCACGAGGGCACCAGCGGCATCCAGGGCCTCGACCTGCTGGGCCGCAAGGCGATGGCGGGAGGCGGCGCGGCGCTGCAGTCCTTCGGCGAGGAGGTGGCGGCGACGGTGGCGCGGGCGCGCAAGTCGGGCGTGGAGCCCGCGTGGTGCGACGCGATGGAGAAGGCGCTCGGCGAGGGGGCGGAGGTGGTGGGGGCGCTGGGCGCGCACGGCATGTCCGGCGAGGTGGAGCTGATGCTGCGCCACAGCGCGGACTTCCTCGACCTGTTCAGCGTGCTCGCGGTGGCGTGGCGCTGGCTGGCGCAGGCGGCCGCGGCGAAGGAGGGGCTGGCGCGCGGCGGAGGCGACGCGGACTTCTACGAGGGCAAGCTGGCGGCCGCGCAGTACTGGTTCGCCACGGAGGTGCCGCGCATTCCCCTGCTCGCGTCCCTGTGCAGGACGGGCGAGGACTCGTACGCCCGCATGCGCCCCGAGTGGTTCTGA
- a CDS encoding DUF1615 family protein produces the protein MEESAPPRRAGARRHLWLAALLTVCALTACRRGAGPLEPSVPPPPRLTVEQVAKLLPPNVKDREGWARDVLAALEVEELAPAPPTVCSVLAIIGQESGFQEDPAVPDLPKLVRTRLEAHADKLGPLGRKALDSVLQGKSPGQQRTFNERLSTVRTEHDLDRLFRDILAYYEDKYPKTYALADLTSSLFASGKLEDLNPITTAGSMQVSVRYAVEKEGGDADPIEVRERLYTRAGGVRYGTARLLGYEAAYPEPLFRFADYNAGFYASRNAAVQAQVSRLTGIALAPDGDLQLYDKQGEPLDDDSKSLKALLVFRQRHAPELSERQVRRDVRKEKERDFEDTDTYRAVKRVYARETGESPAYAQLPQVTLKSPKLKTERTTAWFARSVQGRFEKCQARYRALAP, from the coding sequence ATGGAGGAGTCAGCACCACCACGTCGGGCCGGAGCGCGGCGCCATCTCTGGCTCGCCGCGTTGCTCACGGTCTGTGCCCTCACCGCGTGCAGGCGCGGTGCGGGCCCGCTGGAGCCCTCCGTCCCGCCGCCGCCCCGGCTCACCGTGGAGCAGGTGGCGAAGCTCCTTCCACCCAACGTGAAGGACCGCGAGGGCTGGGCGCGGGACGTGCTCGCCGCGCTCGAGGTGGAGGAGCTCGCGCCCGCACCTCCGACGGTGTGCTCCGTGCTGGCCATCATCGGGCAGGAGTCCGGCTTCCAGGAGGACCCGGCGGTGCCGGACCTGCCGAAGCTGGTGCGCACGCGACTTGAAGCGCACGCGGACAAGCTGGGCCCGCTGGGCCGCAAGGCGCTGGACTCCGTGCTGCAGGGAAAATCCCCGGGCCAGCAGCGCACCTTCAACGAGCGCCTGAGCACCGTGCGCACCGAGCACGACCTGGACCGGCTGTTCCGGGACATCCTCGCGTACTACGAGGACAAGTACCCGAAGACGTACGCGCTGGCGGACCTGACCAGCTCGCTCTTCGCGTCGGGGAAGCTGGAGGACCTGAACCCCATCACCACCGCCGGCTCCATGCAGGTGAGCGTGCGGTACGCGGTGGAGAAGGAAGGCGGCGACGCGGACCCCATTGAGGTGCGCGAGCGGCTCTACACGCGCGCGGGAGGCGTGCGCTACGGCACCGCGCGGCTGCTGGGCTACGAGGCCGCCTACCCCGAGCCGCTCTTCCGCTTCGCGGACTACAACGCGGGCTTCTACGCCTCGCGCAACGCGGCCGTGCAGGCCCAGGTGAGCCGCCTCACGGGCATTGCCCTGGCGCCGGACGGAGACCTCCAGCTCTACGACAAGCAGGGCGAGCCGCTGGACGACGACAGCAAGTCACTGAAGGCGCTGCTCGTCTTCCGCCAGCGCCACGCGCCGGAGCTCAGCGAGCGGCAGGTGCGCCGCGACGTGCGCAAGGAGAAGGAGCGGGACTTCGAGGACACCGACACGTACCGCGCGGTGAAGCGCGTCTACGCGCGCGAGACGGGCGAGTCACCCGCCTACGCGCAGCTCCCGCAGGTGACGCTGAAGAGCCCCAAGCTGAAGACGGAGCGCACCACCGCGTGGTTCGCGCGCTCCGTGCAGGGGCGCTTCGAGAAGTGCCAGGCCCGCTACCGCGCGCTGGCGCCGTAG